CAATCCAAATGATGCAGTAACAACATTTAAAGGTGGATTTTTTTCATGAGTAATCCCAAGACTCTCAATATCTTTTCTTCCTTGCTCAGCTAACTTTTCAATATCACTTTGCTCTTTTGCACTAATTAAAACTCCAAACTCTTCTCCACCAAGTCTAAAGATTTTGTCACTTTGTCTTTTAAAACTTTTTTCTAAGCTTTTAGAAACTTTTATTAAAACATCATCACCTTTTTGATGTCCATAAGTATCATTATATTTTTTAAAATTATCTATATCTAAAATTAAAAAAGCAAAATAGTTATTGTCTCGTGAACATTGATTTATATAATCTTTTGAAATCTCATTAAAATATCTTCTATTATAAAGTCCCGTTAAACCATCAGTAATAGAAAGCTCGTAAATTCTTTTTTTATCTGTTATATCTTGTCTTACAGAAGTAAAGTTTGTGATATTTCCTTCTCTATCAAAGTTTGGTTCTATTACTACTTTTACCCAATAAAAACTACCATCTTTTTTAAGGTTTTTTACTTCACCTTTCCAAACTTTTCCTGCTTTTATTGTACTCCACAGTTCTTCATATAAAGATTCTGGCATATCAGGATGTCTTACAATTTTATGACTATTTCCAATTAGTTCTTCTTTTATATATCCTGAAATCTCACAAAAAGCTTGTGATACATTTAAGATAGTTCCATTTTCATCGGTATATGAAGTTATTACATTATTATCAATAACTTCAGTATAGTTTCGAATATCACTTATTTGTTTCATATTTGAAAAAGTATTAAATAATTTTGCCTTTAACTCTTCTTCTAGTAAAGGTTTTACTAAAAAGTCAGTTGCTCCATTTTTGTATAGATTCACTTTTAAGGCATTGTTATTATCTGAAGTCATAACCAAAATTGGAACGGCACTGTTAGTATTGCCTTTTCTAACTTTTTTAATAAACTCTAGGCCATTCATTTCATCCATATGATAATCTGTAATAATCAAAGAGATATTTGGATTTTGTTCCAACTGTTTTAATGCAGATTTTCCACTATTTGCAACACTTACATTTAATAAAAGCCCTTCAAGACTATTTTTTAATTGTGAGACTACAGTTGATGAATCATCAACAATTAAAACTTCCATATCTCTAACATATAATAGTAAGTTTGCTAATCTGTAAGCTTTTCTTAATTCATGGATTGACTCTTTTGAAATATAATCAATCACACCTATTTTTTTAATTTTTGAAATTGTTTCATCATCAATCTTTGAAGTTAAAACTATTGTAGGAATTTGATTGGATTTTAGTAGACTTAGTAGTTCCCCGTTTAAAGCATCTGGTAGAACTAAATTAGAGATAGAAACAAAAAACTTATGATTATCAATTAAGTCTTTTGCTTCTTCTAAACTTTTTGCAACATAAACTTCATAATAGTTTTTCTTTGCAAATAAATCTTTTAACACATTTATAATAACTGTTGAGTTATCTATTAAAAGTAACTTTTTCAATATTTCTCCATTCTAAAAAGTAATAGAATGGTATAATATTAAACTTTAAACATATTTAATCTACTAAATAATACTCAACTGTAGATACTACTCTTATCTTTTTGATATGCTCAGTGTTTTTATCCCTTGCTCTAATTGAGAACTGTCCCTGTGATGCTTTTTTGATTTTTCCTAAATTACTCTTAGAATCTTGTGCAAATTTTAATGCAGTATCCCTCGCGCTTTGTGTAGCTTCTTCAACCATCTTTGGTTTTACTTCATTAAGTTTTGTAAACAGATATTCAACTCTTGTATCATAATCATTTTGCATAAAAGTAATACCCTCTTTTCCAAGTGTACTTAACTCTTTCATAGCTTTTTGAGCTAATTCAATATTATTTGAATAAACAACTACTTTATTTGAACCACTATATCTAAACTTTACTCTATCACTATTTCCATAACTTTGAGCAAACTTATCATTAACTGAAGGAGCTAAAACAGTAAGCTCTTCTTTTTTGAAACCTATTTTTTCTAAAAAATCTAAAATCTTCTTTGTATCGTTTTCTAACTCTTCATAAAGTTCACTATTATTGTTTGAAGCTTTAATAAACTTTATTGGCCAAATAACCAAATCAGCCTTCACTTCTTTTTGTGCTAGACCTTTTACAACTACAGTTCTATCTAACTCTTTATAAGAAATAAATCCTTTACTTAAAATCAAAGCCATAATTGTCAAACCAATAACAAAACCTAAACCAATTATCATACTACTTCTAGTTGTCATAATAACCTTTCTATAAATAAATTGTAACTTTCGAATTTTAGTTAAAAGAAGATTATTTTACAAAAAAATATAGATATTTTTGATACTTTATTGATACTTTATGCTAGTATAATAATACTATGAAAGAAATAAGTAATTTAAATGAATTAATTGAGTTATGTAATAACTTATCGGTTTTATATGTTGAAGACGATTCTATGTTAAATCAAGTAAATACTTCTATTTTAGAAAGTATTTTTAAAAGAGTAGATTCATGTGCTAATGGGAAAGAGGCCCTTGAAAAGTACATTGAAAAAAAAGCAGACTCTAATACATATGACCTAGTAATTACAGACATCAATATGCCATACATGAATGGTATCGAATTATCAAAAGAGGTTCTAAAACTTGATAATAGCCAACAGATATTAATAATTTCAGCTTATAATGATTCTGATAAACTAGAATTACTTATTCAATTAGGAATTAAATATTACGTACAAAAACCTGTTAGTACTGAAAAATTCTTTGAAGTTCTAGAAAAAATTGCGAAAGAGATTCATGAAAAGACTATTTCTAAAGAGTTAACAACAGAGCTTACAAGTTATGACAACATAACGAAACTTAAAAATATTCATGCTTTACATGAGGATTTAAAACTAAATAAATTTGAAAATATTTTCATAATAGAGCTAACTAACTTTGAAAATATCCAATCCTTTTATGGTATTGAAAAATCAGATGCTATTTTAAATGATTTAATTGTTCACCTAAAAGAAAAAATATCTTGTAAAAAATGCTTATATAGAAAAGGAACAAATAAAATTGCTTATATGTTCAATGACGAAATACGAAAAACTTTAAATAATTTTGTTGAAAAACTA
This window of the Arcobacter sp. F155 genome carries:
- a CDS encoding diguanylate cyclase → MKKLLLIDNSTVIINVLKDLFAKKNYYEVYVAKSLEEAKDLIDNHKFFVSISNLVLPDALNGELLSLLKSNQIPTIVLTSKIDDETISKIKKIGVIDYISKESIHELRKAYRLANLLLYVRDMEVLIVDDSSTVVSQLKNSLEGLLLNVSVANSGKSALKQLEQNPNISLIITDYHMDEMNGLEFIKKVRKGNTNSAVPILVMTSDNNNALKVNLYKNGATDFLVKPLLEEELKAKLFNTFSNMKQISDIRNYTEVIDNNVITSYTDENGTILNVSQAFCEISGYIKEELIGNSHKIVRHPDMPESLYEELWSTIKAGKVWKGEVKNLKKDGSFYWVKVVIEPNFDREGNITNFTSVRQDITDKKRIYELSITDGLTGLYNRRYFNEISKDYINQCSRDNNYFAFLILDIDNFKKYNDTYGHQKGDDVLIKVSKSLEKSFKRQSDKIFRLGGEEFGVLISAKEQSDIEKLAEQGRKDIESLGITHEKNPPLNVVTASFGLTILKDESKHIDEVYKNSDELLYKAKESGRNTVIISAP
- a CDS encoding SIMPL domain-containing protein produces the protein MTTRSSMIIGLGFVIGLTIMALILSKGFISYKELDRTVVVKGLAQKEVKADLVIWPIKFIKASNNNSELYEELENDTKKILDFLEKIGFKKEELTVLAPSVNDKFAQSYGNSDRVKFRYSGSNKVVVYSNNIELAQKAMKELSTLGKEGITFMQNDYDTRVEYLFTKLNEVKPKMVEEATQSARDTALKFAQDSKSNLGKIKKASQGQFSIRARDKNTEHIKKIRVVSTVEYYLVD